The DNA region AACGATCTCATCGCTGGCTTTTTGACGTGCCTGAAACGCGGTGCTGACATTTTGCAGTGAACCAGCATCGCTTCCACTGGCAACGGCCAGCAGCAGAGTAGTTTGTTGCGTTACGTTGTCCTGAATCGAACGCAGGATTTGCAGATCGCCCAGTCGGGCATCGGTAAGTTTTTGCTGATCGTTAGCGCTGCTGAGTTTGATGCTGGCAAACAGCGTGACGAACACGCCGCACAGAATGACGCAAAGAAACGCCATACCGAGCATGACGCCCACCTTCATTTTATGTGTTTTGATCATGTTCCGGGCCCTGGTAATAAAAACTAAAGTAAACGGCTCGGGTAACAACGCACTACGCCGGCAGTCATGAATGTCTGCCTGATCTATCGGCAGAATGCGCATGACACTTGAAGATTAAAGTTTGCGCGACGGCGAATGAGCGGGCAGGAAAATCGTGATACAGGCGCAGTTGATCGCATATTCTGCCGAGCAGCCTTGTTTTCACAGGAAAAGATCGCGGGTTCCGGCACGGAAGCTGCCCGGGTAAAAGAACGTAAAGGGTGATTCAGCTGACGATGTTACGCTGCGGGCCGCACAGCATAACCGGTTCACCCGCGGCGAGGCTGGCGCAAAAACGCCGGAAACGGGCCTGGGTGATGCCCGCGCCGCACCACAAAAGATGATGCGCATATTTTTTGGGTAATACGGCGTGTTCAATCTCTGGATCGGACGACGTCTCAACGCAAAATCCTTCCCCGCTCAGGCGAAGGCTTTCCAGCCAGATTTCCGTTTCATCACGTACGCTAACCGCCTCCAGAAACAGCGGCGTCAGACCCTGGCGCTGCGTTGTGCGTTGCGTAACTTCGGCATGGCGGCGAACGCAGGCGTCAAAACGACTCAGGCGGCGAGACGCGCCCCGCCGTGTATCGTGCTGCAGCCAGCGATTAAGGGGCACCAGTAAATGGTTAACCAGATCGCCAACGCGGTAGGTGGTACTCAGCTGGCGTATATCGCGGCAAAGCGCGCGCTCGCTGCCAAACTCCAGCTGCCACAGCAAATTTCCCCGGTGCGCTGGCCAGCCGGACGTGAGCAGCGGCATGAAATCCAGTCGTGCCGTCAGCAGTTGCGGCAGCGTTGCGCCGCTGGCAGTCAGTTGTAAAAGATGATGAATCTGCGCCAGTTGCTGCTCACTCCACAAACCGCCTTCGCCAGCCTGGCCAATCAACCCATAGCGATACCAGCGACACAGATGCACGGCAGACAAACCGGTCAGCAAACACAGCGCCTCCGTGCTGTAGCCGCAGGCAAAACTAATCGTTGACGGGTGAGTTTCTCGGTTTTCCATCGGGGATCCTCGTTATCGGCGGCGTTCGGTTTTGTCACGCTGTCAGCCATCAGGGATAGCCAGGGAATAATCTCTCTCCCTTTTATGACAGCACGATTGATCGGCACAGCGAGTGGGTGACGCAAAGTGGCAGGGTAACAAGGCGAAGCGGGTATTTCTGTGCCTAACGTGGCGTAAGAGAGTACATATTGAGCAGGGTTTTACGCATTGCTCAGCCTTTAAGACTGAACAGCGCGAACAGAATCAGCACGCCGCCGCCGAGCGTGTTAATGATGCATTTGAGTTTTTGCAGATTGACCAACCGGGCCGAACCCATCAGCAACGCGCTGATGGTTAACAGCCACAGCGTCATGATGAGAATATGCAGCGATGCGAGGCTGAGATAGGTGCTGAGCGTGCCCGCTTTTCCGGCAAACTGCGGCACCACTGTTAAATAAAACATCACCGCTTTTGGATTCAGAATATTGGCCAGCCACGCCGCTTTACAGCTGACTATCGCCTGGACTGGCACCGCTGCGGGCTGCCAGGCGCTGCGAATCAGCTGAACACCCAGCCATAGCAGCCAGAGACCGCCGACAATTTTCAGGGCGCCAAACCAGGCGGGTGACGCGAGCAACAGCGTTGAGATGCCCAGTCCAATCAACAGGGCA from Duffyella gerundensis includes:
- a CDS encoding LysE family translocator: MDGNYSGFLIAILPVALSPGASFTLAINSALAGGMRGLFNTLCGTALGIYSHALLIGLGISTLLLASPAWFGALKIVGGLWLLWLGVQLIRSAWQPAAVPVQAIVSCKAAWLANILNPKAVMFYLTVVPQFAGKAGTLSTYLSLASLHILIMTLWLLTISALLMGSARLVNLQKLKCIINTLGGGVLILFALFSLKG